The genomic window ATGCTGAACTTGAACGATGAGGGTTAATGGAAGTTAGCCCTTATCCTCAATGTCCCTGTATCAATATCAATGGTAAATCAGAGAAAGGAGAACTAACAATGCCAGTGACAACAGCAGCTTCTCGTCTCGGGACATCCGCTTTTGAGGAAACCTCTCCGGTAGAACTCCGTCCCGACTGGAGAAAAGAAGATGCCCAAGGGGTGATTCGTGCAGTCTATCGCCAAATTTTTGGCAACGACTACATCATGAAGTCCCAACGTCTAATCAGTGCAGAATCATTGCTCTGTAATGGTTCGATTAGTGTCAGAGAGTTTGTGCGTTCTGTAGCCAAATCAGAACTGTATAAAGAAAAATTCTTCTATAACAATTTCCAAACTCGCACCATCGAACTTAATTATAAGCATCTCTTAGGACGCGCTCCCTATGACGAGTCTGAGTTTGCTTATCACCTCGATTTATATCAAACTCAAGGATTTGATGCTGATATCGATTCTTACATCGACTCAGGGGAATATCAAGAGAACTTTGGGGAAAATATCGTTCCTTATTATCGGGGATTTAATAACCAAGTCGGACAAAAAACCGTTGGTTTTACGCGGATGTTCCGTCTCTATCGCGGTTATGCCAATAGCGATCGCGCTCAATTAGAAGGTAACACCGTTCGTTTAGCTACCGAATTAGGGCAAAATGGTTCCTCTGCTGTCGTTGGACCTTCTGGTGCTAACGACGGTTGGGCTTATCGTCCTTCTAAAGACGGTGCGACCCCCAATCAACAAGTATTTGGTGGAACCCTCGCCTTTGGGAATGAGGACAACAGAACCTATCGAGTTGAAATTTCTGGTATCGGCGCAAGGGGAGCGAAAAACTATCCCAGTGTTCGTCGTAGTAGCCGTGCGTTGATTGTTCCTTACAAAGAATTATCAGCAACCCTACAACGCATTAGCCGTTCTGGAGGAAAAGTAGCGAGTATTACTCCTGCTGACTAGAAATAAGAAGTTTTTTCGCAACTTCTTATGCTATAACTTGATCCAAAATGAGTCAATAATCGTTTAGGAAATTCTTTGTCATGTTAGGTCAATCAGCATTAGTGGGATCAGCCAGTAACCCGTCTGCCAGTCGTGTCTTCGTTTATGAAGTGACTGGTCTTCGTCAGAATGACACCAACGATAAAAATAGTTATCCTGTGCGTCGCAGTGGTAGCGTTTTTATCAAAGTGCCTTACAGTCGTATGAACGAAGAAATGCAACGCATTACCCGTATGGGTGGTACCATCGTCAATATTACCCCTGCAACTGAATCATAAAGTTGTAATGGTGGATTATTCCGAAGATAACAAGGCTATGGGATCGTCGACAGGTCAAGGATCTGCCGATGACCCCGCCTATACCATTGAACAAGCGTTATCCAATTTGCAACAAACCGATGACCCCAGTGCGCGGTATTATGCAGCTTGGTGGATCGGGCGGTTTCGAGTCAATGAACCGACGGCCATTGAAGCATTGTTAACAGCATTAGAAGATGAAAGCGATCGCTCTCCCGATGGGGGTTATCCTTTACGACGTAACGCAGCTAAGGCGTTAGGAAAACTAGGGGATGTTTCGGTGGTACCAGCGTTAATCCATGCCTTAAATTGTAGTGATTATTATGTCAGAGAATCGTCCGCCCAGTCTTTGGAAATGTTAGGGGATGAGCGAGCCATTCCAGGGTTGATTCGTTTGTTAGATGGAGGGGTAGAGGCAGCCCAACAGGTAGAAGGAAAACCCCATCTTAGCGAACCTTACGAAGCGATTTTAGAAGCCTTAGGGACGTTACAGGCAAAAAACGCCGTTAGTTTAATTGAACCGTTTGTAAACCATTTTGTGCCAAAGGTGCAATTTGCAGCAGCAAGAGCATTATATCAATTGACTGAGAATCCTATCTACGGGGAAAGATTAGTTAAAGCATTACAAGAAACAACATTACAGGTGCGTCGATCGGCTTTAATGGATTTAGGAGCGATTGGTTATTTAGGAGCAGTGGATGCGATCGCTAACACCTTAGCAGAAAATAGTTTAAAATTAATTTCTCTCAAGGGCATTTTAGAACATCATTTAACTCAGCAACCAATAAAACAAGAATTAGATGATGATCTAGTTCATTTGATGAATGTAATGGATTCATTACTCTAAAAAATGATAATGAATTCAGTCAGAAATATGCTTTGAGTCCAATGACGTGAGTTTGGAGTGCGACTAAGTCGTGCTACGCAATGGAGCTACTATAAAGTATAGTCTTCAAAGAGATTTCATATCACGTCTTCATAGAGTCTCTTCCGTCGAACTCAGGTAGGGAATGGGAAATAGGCAATGGTAAGGATACCAACACCTTACCACAACACCGCAATTAATTAAATTGATTAATTGATTCCCTTGGATAAAGCCTTTACATGACTGATAATACCCTGGGGATCGAGTCCTTGATAGGGATATTGTTCCCATAAACCGCCACAGCCTTCTTGATAGGTTCCTAAATGGGCATATTTAGGACAATAACCTCGTTCTAATAACCAAGTCCCGAAACGGCTACCCAGGCCAGTACGACGGTTAAAGGCTTCAACCACCATCACGAAAGGAGATTGACCGACTTTTTTCATCATCTCTTCATCTACCATATTTAAAGTCGATTTATTGATTAAACCCACATCTAAACCCTCTTGCTTGAGCTTTTCTACTGCATCTAAAGCACGATAGAGACATTCCCCAAAACTAACCACATAACCGGCGCTTCCTTCCCGAATAACCTCATCTTTTCCAGGGGTAAACTGATAATCATCTCCATAGAGTTTATTACCATTGCTATCTAAAAGATGGGGAACCTTAGAACGAGTGGAAAAGATAAACCGCAACCCTGGATCATTAAACACTGCTTTAACACAGGCGATCATCTGTCCGGGATCAGCAGGAAAATA from Crocosphaera subtropica ATCC 51142 includes these protein-coding regions:
- a CDS encoding phycobilisome linker polypeptide, coding for MPVTTAASRLGTSAFEETSPVELRPDWRKEDAQGVIRAVYRQIFGNDYIMKSQRLISAESLLCNGSISVREFVRSVAKSELYKEKFFYNNFQTRTIELNYKHLLGRAPYDESEFAYHLDLYQTQGFDADIDSYIDSGEYQENFGENIVPYYRGFNNQVGQKTVGFTRMFRLYRGYANSDRAQLEGNTVRLATELGQNGSSAVVGPSGANDGWAYRPSKDGATPNQQVFGGTLAFGNEDNRTYRVEISGIGARGAKNYPSVRRSSRALIVPYKELSATLQRISRSGGKVASITPAD
- a CDS encoding phycobilisome linker polypeptide, which produces MLGQSALVGSASNPSASRVFVYEVTGLRQNDTNDKNSYPVRRSGSVFIKVPYSRMNEEMQRITRMGGTIVNITPATES
- a CDS encoding HEAT repeat domain-containing protein — encoded protein: MVDYSEDNKAMGSSTGQGSADDPAYTIEQALSNLQQTDDPSARYYAAWWIGRFRVNEPTAIEALLTALEDESDRSPDGGYPLRRNAAKALGKLGDVSVVPALIHALNCSDYYVRESSAQSLEMLGDERAIPGLIRLLDGGVEAAQQVEGKPHLSEPYEAILEALGTLQAKNAVSLIEPFVNHFVPKVQFAAARALYQLTENPIYGERLVKALQETTLQVRRSALMDLGAIGYLGAVDAIANTLAENSLKLISLKGILEHHLTQQPIKQELDDDLVHLMNVMDSLL